Below is a window of Candidatus Bathyarchaeia archaeon DNA.
TCATGACCCTCCATTAGTATCGATCATAGTGGCCTGCATGGCAATTGATTCTTACACAACTGAGTGCATCCAGGGGTGCCTGCAACTTGACTATCCACGATTCGAGCTCCTAGTGTTACCCGACTTCGATGGAACCCTACACGAAGACCGGATTCGGGTCCTACCAACAGGACCTGTGAAACCTTCTGAAAAGAGGAACATGGGCGTGGACGCTGCAAAGGGTGAAGTCATCGCCTTTATTGATGGAGATGCCTATCCCGACAAAGACTGGCTGAGGAATTGCATCAAGTATTTTGATGATCCTAAGGTCTCCGCTGTTGGAGGACCGGGTCTCACTCCTCAGTCCGATAGCGCAATGCAGAAGGCGAGTGGCGAAATATTATCATCATTTCTTGGATCTGGACCATTGAGCTTCAGACATTCGGCTAAGCTTCCTCGAAGATGTGATGATCTACCTACGGTCAATCTGATTGTTCGCCGATCCGCATTCCAAGATGTGGGGGGATTCGACTCCACATATTGGCCTGGAGAAGATACGAAGTTTTGTCGAGATTTGGTCTACAGAATGGGTGGGGACGCTCTATATGCACCTGATGTGATGGTCTATCATCACCGCAGATTGCTGTTTCGTCCTCACCTGAAACAGATCGCTGGGTACGGGCTTCACCGAGGGTATTTTTCGAAGAAATTTCCCGAGAACAGTAGGCGACTTCTATACTTCATTCCTTCGCTCTTCCTACTGGGCATTCCCGCGATCTTGCTCTTGGGTTATCTTGACGAAGGTTTTAGGTATCTGTCTCTCCTTGCTCTGCTCGCCTATTTTCTCCTGATTGGGATTGGAGCTGTGATGATCGGCTTCAGACGGCGGAGTCCCAACCTTGTGGGTCCAATCTTCCTTGGAGCGTTTGCAACTCACCTTTGGTATGGCGCATATTTCATCAAAGGTCTTCTTTCTAGAAAAATTGACACGCACGCGGCCAGTTACAAATCTAATATATGACGCACGTCAACGGCGCCGTTTGAAATAAGGCCTGTCGCTACTTGAAAGTCTCTGTTTCTTACCCACCTATTCCTACCGACAAAGGAACTCCACTTCTTTCTCAGAATAGGCAGTTCCAGTATTTCAACGAGCCCACTTACATTTACCCCATGGTTCCAGCGTCCGCCGCTACTATGCTCAAAGCTGCAGGCTATGAGACCAAATGGGACGATGCCATTTCGGAGCAGAAATCCTATGACCAGTGGTTGCACGAGATAGCCAAGGAAACCCCTGACCTAGTCGCGATCGAAGCTAAGGCCCCTGTGATAAAGCGCTACTGGAAGAGTATTTCCGATATCAAACGGGTCAGTCCAGGCACGAAGACTGTTCTGTGTGGCGACCACGTGACTGCCTACCCTGAAGAAACGCTCCGAAATAGTGAGGTAGATTACGTAATTACCGGTGGAGACTTCGACTTCTCCATCAAGAGTCTCGCCGACTACCTCGATGGAAGAGGTAAGATGGAACCGGGAGTTTGGTACAGAGTCAATGGATCGTTCGAGTCAACTGGGAAGTTTTCGCAACGACACAACTTGAGCGAGGCTCCGCTCATCGACCGAGACCTCACCAAGTGGAGGCTCTACAGCGTCCACAATGGCAACTACAAGTACACTCCAGGGACATACACGATGGTAGGAAGAGACTGCTGGTATAGGGCGGGAGGCGGATGCACGTTCTGTTCTTGGACAATCCACTATCCCTCCTTCAATGTCAGGAGACCAGAATCCTACCTGCAAGAAGTCGGAATTCTAAGCGAGAAGTATGGCGTCAAGGAGGTATTCGACGACACAGGTACTTTCCCTGTCGGAGAATGGCTCCAGAAATTCTGCAACGGCATGATCCAAACTGGACTCAACAAGAAGATCCTCATCGGTTGCAACATGCGATTCGGAGCTCTTTCGGCTGAAGATTACAGACTGATGAAGAAGGCAGGGTTTAGGTTCATTCTCTACGGGTTGGAATCTGCCAACCAGAAAACACTAGACATGCTGAACAAAGGAGTCACTGAGAAGGAGCAGATAGACACCTGTAAGATGGCGAGCGAAGCTGGACTTGATCCCCATCTCACCATAATGTTCGGGTACCCATGGGAGACCAGGGACGAAGCAATGAAGACAGTCAATACTGCAAAATATTTGTTAAAGAAAGGATATGCGAAAACTTGGCAAGTAACCATTGTCATCCCATACCCTGGAACCATGCTTTTCGAGCAGGCAAAAGCAAACGGTTGGTTGAAGACCGAAGACTGGGATAGATATGACATGAGGGAACCGATATTGAAAACTCCGATGAGGGATGAAGAAGTGATGGAAATAGTACAAGGACTCTACAAGGTAGCCTTTGACCCGGAATTCATTATTCGGAAGGTGGTTTCTATTCGAAGTCTTCGTGATGTGAAATTCATGGTTCGGGGAGCCAAGAATATTTTTGGTCACGTAAAGGATTTTTCCCCGAACCAGCTCTCGTGAGTCTAGCCTCAACAAGAGCCCGCAGAGGCATTCCGCTAAGGTTACTCTAGACGAGGAATCTTATGTTCCGGATACAAGTCTTAGCAAACCACTTCCTGTCCCCCGATATCCTCGGAGGCGGAGACAGGGTTTTCATTGAACTTTGTCGCAACTGGCAACGGAAAGGGGTAGAGGTAAGCGTAGC
It encodes the following:
- a CDS encoding glycosyltransferase family 2 protein — translated: MVETAQGILPHHDPPLVSIIVACMAIDSYTTECIQGCLQLDYPRFELLVLPDFDGTLHEDRIRVLPTGPVKPSEKRNMGVDAAKGEVIAFIDGDAYPDKDWLRNCIKYFDDPKVSAVGGPGLTPQSDSAMQKASGEILSSFLGSGPLSFRHSAKLPRRCDDLPTVNLIVRRSAFQDVGGFDSTYWPGEDTKFCRDLVYRMGGDALYAPDVMVYHHRRLLFRPHLKQIAGYGLHRGYFSKKFPENSRRLLYFIPSLFLLGIPAILLLGYLDEGFRYLSLLALLAYFLLIGIGAVMIGFRRRSPNLVGPIFLGAFATHLWYGAYFIKGLLSRKIDTHAASYKSNI
- a CDS encoding radical SAM protein, which gives rise to MKVSVSYPPIPTDKGTPLLSQNRQFQYFNEPTYIYPMVPASAATMLKAAGYETKWDDAISEQKSYDQWLHEIAKETPDLVAIEAKAPVIKRYWKSISDIKRVSPGTKTVLCGDHVTAYPEETLRNSEVDYVITGGDFDFSIKSLADYLDGRGKMEPGVWYRVNGSFESTGKFSQRHNLSEAPLIDRDLTKWRLYSVHNGNYKYTPGTYTMVGRDCWYRAGGGCTFCSWTIHYPSFNVRRPESYLQEVGILSEKYGVKEVFDDTGTFPVGEWLQKFCNGMIQTGLNKKILIGCNMRFGALSAEDYRLMKKAGFRFILYGLESANQKTLDMLNKGVTEKEQIDTCKMASEAGLDPHLTIMFGYPWETRDEAMKTVNTAKYLLKKGYAKTWQVTIVIPYPGTMLFEQAKANGWLKTEDWDRYDMREPILKTPMRDEEVMEIVQGLYKVAFDPEFIIRKVVSIRSLRDVKFMVRGAKNIFGHVKDFSPNQLS